The Agarilytica rhodophyticola genome has a window encoding:
- a CDS encoding AfsA-related hotdog domain-containing protein: protein MNIEKLYIIGSKFRDFSNGKNVITYEDFLNFSSKNLNSHSTIIIGQGVSFEKVKNIKRCLSNLNPKHSFLILENSSLKVEKNRVHKKFDRNVFISNLIRVNKNSFTAHLAVDDGCDEMSDHQSGAHVQGMLLVEAARQMCMACTDFIVDKATERMGFVLKNQRVTFKNFVFPVDVSIFLEFNAIDITAKTGIASINFVQFDRVCCEVTWEWKGAKQDVLRTMEQYNVKKAISQLTKIN from the coding sequence ATGAACATAGAAAAACTATACATTATTGGTAGCAAATTCAGAGACTTTTCAAATGGAAAAAACGTCATTACATATGAAGATTTCTTAAACTTTAGCAGTAAGAATTTAAATTCACATTCAACTATTATTATTGGTCAAGGCGTTAGTTTCGAAAAAGTGAAAAACATAAAGCGCTGTCTAAGCAACCTTAACCCTAAGCACAGTTTCCTAATCTTGGAAAATTCAAGCCTCAAAGTTGAAAAAAATAGAGTTCATAAGAAGTTTGATCGTAATGTTTTTATATCCAACTTGATTCGGGTTAATAAAAATAGCTTTACCGCCCACTTAGCGGTTGACGATGGCTGTGATGAAATGTCTGACCATCAATCAGGAGCTCATGTTCAGGGCATGCTATTAGTTGAAGCTGCGCGACAAATGTGTATGGCATGTACGGACTTTATCGTCGATAAAGCAACAGAAAGAATGGGATTTGTACTAAAAAACCAAAGAGTCACTTTTAAAAACTTTGTATTCCCAGTTGATGTGTCTATATTCCTTGAGTTTAATGCGATTGACATAACGGCAAAAACCGGCATAGCTTCTATCAATTTTGTACAGTTTGACAGAGTGTGTTGTGAAGTAACTTGGGAGTGGAAAGGTGCAAAGCAAGACGTATTACGCACGATGGAGCAATACAATGTAAAAAAAGCAATATCACAATTAACTAAAATAAACTAA
- a CDS encoding DUF2306 domain-containing protein — translation MIYSNKLTLHEHLRFTGWLTVIILSVLAIIFSLAQALQPSFGILNSYQIHKFTEAIMGRAFAEQTLIFQETPVVLLTHMIPGIVYFIIGPLQICRNFRRDNITRHKIFGVMLAFVSVLTITSGCYFAINVPLGGSFEIIPVLFFSILHVGFFSLGLRSIIRKDIPSHGEWMLRCFYINMGIIMTPLWYILLTNSMGTQGSNTFNSAIWLSLTTNVISVELWIKFRNSIETNNY, via the coding sequence ATGATATATAGCAACAAACTTACTTTACATGAACATCTAAGGTTTACTGGATGGCTTACCGTCATTATTCTATCAGTATTAGCAATTATTTTTTCATTAGCACAAGCGTTGCAACCATCATTCGGAATATTAAACTCTTATCAAATACACAAATTTACAGAAGCTATAATGGGACGCGCTTTTGCAGAACAAACACTGATATTTCAAGAAACCCCTGTCGTTTTGTTGACACATATGATACCTGGTATCGTTTACTTTATAATTGGCCCATTACAGATATGCAGAAATTTTCGTCGCGATAATATTACTCGTCATAAAATATTCGGGGTAATGTTGGCGTTTGTTTCAGTGCTAACCATAACAAGTGGTTGCTATTTTGCTATAAATGTTCCACTAGGTGGTTCATTTGAAATAATTCCTGTTTTGTTTTTTTCAATTTTACATGTAGGTTTTTTTAGCCTTGGGCTGAGATCAATTATAAGAAAAGATATACCTTCTCATGGAGAATGGATGCTTAGATGTTTTTACATCAATATGGGAATCATCATGACGCCATTATGGTATATCCTTCTTACTAATAGTATGGGCACACAGGGAAGTAATACTTTCAATTCTGCCATTTGGCTGAGTTTGACAACCAATGTTATTAGCGTAGAACTCTGGATAAAATTCCGAAATTCAATTGAAACTAATAATTATTAA